In a genomic window of Dyadobacter fermentans DSM 18053:
- the atpF gene encoding F0F1 ATP synthase subunit B — MSLLTPNPGLIFWMLVVFLLVVFILAKFAWKPILKGLKDRENEIQGALDLAEKTRAEMAQLKSDNEKLIAEANAIRDQILRDAKDAADKTIAESKDKAAVEAQKIIDSARETIRNEQAVAVSKIKQEVATLSLEIAEKVLRRELADKAAQEKLIADLATSARLN, encoded by the coding sequence ATGTCATTGCTTACTCCAAACCCAGGCCTTATTTTCTGGATGCTGGTAGTATTTTTGCTGGTAGTGTTCATCCTGGCCAAATTCGCCTGGAAACCTATCCTCAAAGGTTTGAAAGACCGTGAAAACGAAATTCAGGGTGCTTTGGACCTGGCAGAAAAAACCCGTGCTGAAATGGCACAATTGAAGTCGGACAACGAAAAACTGATCGCTGAGGCCAACGCCATCCGTGACCAGATCCTTCGTGACGCGAAAGATGCTGCCGACAAGACCATCGCCGAGTCAAAAGACAAAGCAGCTGTGGAAGCACAAAAGATCATTGACTCTGCCCGCGAAACCATCCGCAACGAACAAGCGGTGGCCGTAAGCAAAATCAAACAGGAAGTAGCTACGCTTTCATTGGAAATCGCTGAGAAAGTATTGCGCCGCGAATTGGCTGACAAGGCAGCACAGGAAAAACTGATCGCTGACCTCGCAACATCTGCACGTTTGAACTAA
- the atpE gene encoding ATP synthase F0 subunit C yields MLLQILLQAAEQGGAGLAVFGAAIGAGLAAIGAGLGIGKIGGSAVEGIARQPEAAGAIQTAMLIIAALIEAVALFAAVICLLISFKL; encoded by the coding sequence ATGTTGCTTCAAATTTTGCTTCAAGCTGCTGAACAAGGTGGTGCAGGTCTTGCAGTTTTCGGTGCTGCTATCGGCGCAGGTCTTGCTGCTATCGGTGCAGGTCTTGGTATTGGTAAAATCGGTGGTAGCGCTGTTGAAGGTATCGCCCGTCAACCGGAAGCTGCTGGTGCAATCCAAACTGCTATGTTGATCATCGCGGCCCTTATTGAAGCGGTAGCGCTTTTCGCAGCGGTAATCTGTCTGCTTATCTCTTTCAAGCTGTAA
- the atpB gene encoding F0F1 ATP synthase subunit A, whose amino-acid sequence MYTHLRRFFTIALVAATCVFNLPARADEPTQHESGSVAQAVNEEEHKIEHKLEEHEEEFNIGEMIMHHIADSHEWEFTHGVVLPLPVILYSADRGIEVFSSANFHNDHHEYNGYHLVHGDSEQIVPVDESRKIYDFSITKNVASMLISAVILILVFTGVASFYKNGKGKAPKGFASAMEVIILFIRDEVVKPNVGPKYEKYLPYLLTLFFFILINNIMGLLPGSANLTGNIAVTLTLAVLTFIVVHLNANGNYYKHLLAPTGVPAPLLIIMIPVEIVGVFMKPFSLMVRLFANITAGHIILLSLFGLIFIFQSFVIAPVISLFALFLNFIEIMVAFIQAFIFTLLSSMYIGSAIEEHSHADHGH is encoded by the coding sequence ATGTATACCCATCTGAGACGGTTTTTTACTATCGCCCTTGTAGCGGCAACATGCGTTTTTAACCTCCCGGCCCGCGCCGACGAACCTACTCAGCACGAGTCCGGCTCGGTTGCCCAGGCTGTGAATGAGGAAGAGCATAAAATTGAACATAAGCTTGAAGAGCACGAGGAAGAATTCAACATCGGCGAGATGATCATGCACCACATTGCTGACTCGCACGAATGGGAATTCACCCACGGAGTGGTACTTCCGCTCCCCGTGATTCTCTACTCCGCCGACCGCGGTATCGAGGTGTTCTCCTCGGCCAACTTCCACAACGACCACCACGAATACAATGGCTACCATCTTGTACATGGTGATTCAGAGCAGATTGTGCCGGTGGACGAATCCCGCAAAATCTACGACTTCTCGATCACCAAGAACGTAGCTTCGATGCTCATCAGCGCAGTGATCCTGATCCTCGTTTTCACGGGCGTTGCGAGCTTCTACAAAAACGGCAAAGGCAAAGCGCCGAAAGGCTTCGCTTCCGCCATGGAAGTGATCATCCTCTTCATCCGCGACGAAGTGGTGAAGCCGAACGTAGGCCCGAAATACGAAAAATACCTGCCTTACCTGCTCACGTTGTTCTTCTTCATTCTGATCAACAACATCATGGGTCTGCTTCCAGGCTCGGCTAACCTTACAGGTAACATCGCCGTAACGCTTACACTGGCAGTACTTACTTTCATCGTGGTGCATTTGAATGCCAATGGTAATTACTACAAACACCTTCTGGCACCTACCGGCGTACCCGCTCCGCTGTTGATCATCATGATCCCGGTTGAAATCGTGGGTGTGTTCATGAAACCATTCTCATTGATGGTCCGGTTGTTCGCCAACATCACCGCAGGTCACATTATCCTTTTGAGCCTTTTCGGTCTGATCTTTATTTTCCAAAGCTTCGTGATCGCCCCGGTAATCTCCCTGTTCGCATTGTTCCTGAACTTTATCGAGATCATGGTAGCGTTCATCCAGGCATTCATCTTCACACTATTGTCGTCCATGTACATCGGAAGCGCTATCGAAGAGCATAGCCACGCCGACCACGGACATTGA
- a CDS encoding AtpZ/AtpI family protein → MMEDPKKPTDKGQASRFLKYSGMATQMLGTILAFTYGGYKLDEWQQNKVPVWTLVLSLVSIAASLYLLIRSFTKQ, encoded by the coding sequence ATGATGGAAGACCCCAAAAAGCCGACAGACAAAGGCCAGGCGTCGCGCTTCCTGAAATACTCGGGCATGGCCACGCAGATGCTGGGCACCATTCTGGCATTCACCTATGGCGGTTACAAGCTCGACGAGTGGCAGCAAAACAAGGTGCCCGTTTGGACGCTGGTGCTTTCGCTCGTTTCCATTGCCGCCTCGCTCTATCTTTTGATACGAAGTTTTACCAAACAATAG
- the porW gene encoding type IX secretion system periplasmic lipoprotein PorW/SprE has product MLSRTNRARHKVNFVIDRFTSHIRRILPLLGLIAVVAACSQYSSRPGAITFHNVAARYNAYFMAEQDMLEAEFEMQKAYKENYNQLLPILLPMDSVRAQAVKPKLQDAIKKASIVAEKHQNSKWIDNSYILLGKARLYLGEWADGLEALRYVYANGRDEDDKNNALILLMRAYIEHKDYSNALGVAEYLSQQPLNKTSQRDFYLTKAYLHQQNGEYLTSVAILEETFPLLKKSTETARIHFAAAQMYDRLGQYALANKHYKGVSKNKPNYDLGFYSSMNSLQNEVVLNPGRDLTNVGFDKMLRDRKNDDLRDRVYFTMGLLAEHKKQIPEAISYLQQAAAASKGNMQQKAYTYLQLARIQYEALENFEMSKAYYDSALAILPQQAPEYRLVADRKRALDNFVTQYTIVSTEDSLQKLSKMNPAALDNKIDAIIEAREKKRLEEEEKARKAQIAAQNASLQQGGGNPLVNGGERRWELYDPALVNKGKIDFKRTWGNRPLEDDWRRSSRPLRSTAGNNAAGGTDSTGVAQSGQDNSGLTKGTADWQQVHDQLKRNVPLTDTAFAVSQKNKEEALYNLGKIYRFDLKESNRAIAAFERVLSEYPKTEYKDEIYYLLFLSNEQNAAQKDSWKSKLLSEYPNSTYARLVNKSADTEGTSGNATKEYEAMYKLYADGNHTRALEEIEKNLPSYKGSSLEDKFALLRVFLIGKVRGKEAYTQAITEFIRLYPNSVYLPRLKEMQELNSLSMGKR; this is encoded by the coding sequence TTGCTGTCCCGGACCAACCGGGCGCGCCATAAAGTCAATTTCGTGATCGACCGTTTTACCTCCCATATCCGACGCATATTACCGTTACTTGGCCTGATCGCCGTCGTGGCAGCGTGTTCGCAATACAGCTCCCGGCCCGGCGCGATCACTTTTCACAATGTAGCGGCGCGTTATAATGCCTATTTCATGGCCGAGCAGGATATGCTGGAAGCCGAGTTCGAAATGCAAAAGGCCTACAAGGAGAACTATAACCAGCTGCTGCCGATCCTCCTTCCTATGGATTCGGTGCGCGCGCAGGCGGTGAAACCCAAGTTGCAGGACGCGATCAAAAAAGCGTCGATCGTGGCCGAAAAACATCAGAACAGTAAATGGATCGATAACAGTTACATTCTCCTGGGAAAAGCCCGGCTGTACCTCGGAGAATGGGCCGACGGCCTGGAAGCCCTACGGTACGTATACGCCAACGGGCGTGATGAAGACGACAAGAACAATGCGCTCATTCTGCTCATGCGCGCCTACATCGAGCATAAGGACTATTCCAATGCACTCGGCGTGGCCGAATACCTCAGCCAGCAACCGCTGAACAAAACCTCGCAGCGCGATTTTTACCTTACTAAGGCATATCTGCACCAGCAAAACGGCGAGTACCTCACTTCCGTAGCCATCCTGGAAGAGACATTCCCGCTCCTGAAAAAATCGACCGAAACCGCCCGCATTCATTTCGCGGCGGCGCAGATGTACGACCGGCTGGGCCAGTATGCATTGGCTAATAAACATTATAAAGGAGTAAGTAAGAATAAGCCCAATTACGACCTTGGCTTTTATTCTTCCATGAATTCCCTGCAAAACGAGGTGGTGCTCAACCCCGGGCGCGACCTGACGAATGTAGGTTTTGATAAAATGCTCCGCGACCGCAAGAACGACGACCTGAGAGACCGCGTCTATTTCACGATGGGTTTGCTCGCCGAGCACAAAAAGCAGATCCCGGAGGCAATCAGCTACCTGCAACAAGCCGCCGCGGCATCGAAAGGGAATATGCAGCAAAAGGCTTACACCTATCTGCAACTGGCCCGCATTCAATATGAAGCGCTGGAAAATTTTGAAATGTCCAAAGCCTATTATGACAGCGCGCTGGCCATTCTGCCGCAGCAAGCGCCGGAATATCGCCTCGTAGCGGACCGGAAGCGTGCCCTGGACAATTTCGTGACGCAATACACCATCGTTTCGACCGAGGATAGCTTGCAAAAACTCTCGAAAATGAACCCGGCAGCGCTTGACAACAAAATCGACGCGATTATTGAAGCCAGGGAGAAAAAACGTCTGGAAGAGGAAGAAAAAGCTCGTAAGGCACAAATCGCAGCACAGAATGCCAGCTTGCAGCAAGGCGGCGGCAACCCGCTGGTGAATGGCGGCGAGCGGCGGTGGGAGCTGTACGACCCGGCGCTGGTGAATAAAGGTAAAATCGATTTTAAACGTACCTGGGGCAACCGTCCGCTGGAAGACGACTGGCGCCGCAGCAGCCGTCCGTTGCGTTCAACGGCAGGCAACAATGCAGCCGGCGGCACCGATAGCACGGGGGTAGCGCAGTCAGGTCAGGATAATTCGGGCTTGACCAAAGGCACAGCCGATTGGCAGCAGGTACACGACCAGTTGAAACGAAACGTACCGCTCACCGACACGGCATTTGCAGTTTCCCAAAAGAACAAGGAAGAAGCGCTGTACAACCTAGGAAAGATTTACCGCTTCGATCTCAAAGAATCCAACCGTGCGATTGCCGCATTCGAACGGGTGCTTTCGGAATATCCCAAAACCGAATATAAAGATGAGATCTATTACCTGCTGTTCCTGAGCAATGAGCAAAATGCGGCACAGAAGGATTCCTGGAAATCGAAGCTGCTGAGCGAATATCCCAATTCAACGTATGCGAGGCTGGTGAACAAATCGGCCGACACCGAGGGGACTTCCGGCAATGCGACCAAGGAGTACGAAGCTATGTACAAGCTCTACGCAGATGGTAACCATACCCGTGCGCTGGAAGAAATCGAGAAAAACCTGCCGTCGTACAAAGGCAGTTCGCTGGAAGATAAATTTGCATTGCTGCGCGTTTTCTTGATCGGTAAAGTGCGGGGCAAAGAGGCTTACACTCAGGCCATCACGGAATTCATAAGGCTGTATCCCAACAGTGTTTACCTGCCTCGCCTCAAAGAAATGCAGGAACTCAATTCGCTTTCGATGGGCAAAAGATAA
- a CDS encoding transglycosylase domain-containing protein has protein sequence MIELQPGKYRRTIIRLWRFVGLGLGLIIFYIVAVSFNFLWLFGGMPDLKTLENPKSELSSELISEDGKSLGKYFFENRTPIDIAQISPNLIDALVATEDARFVNHSGIDPRSLLRVFKGVVSGSSSSGGGSTLTQQVAKNLFNTRSEEYEGLLGKIPVVRIVIAKTKEWVLAVILERKYTKQEIMQMYLNTVSFGNNTYGIKVASKTYFDKEPWDLNVTEAALLVGMLQNPTLFNPLRFPTNALNRRNTVLAQMYKYEYIREEDFNKFKDKSLGLNFTVDSHNTGLAPYFRESMRGYLKSWVKLYNEEHDTDLDLYTSGLRIYTTIDSRIQRYQEQALTEHMKTQQKLFDEHWKGRNPWTFDNGKEIPGFINTAARRSPHFISLKRDLGEEEAWKIMRKPYKMKVFTWNGEKEVVMSPLDSIAYYKRFLRAGMMSMDPRNGHVKAWVGGINFKYFKYDHVKQGSRQPGSTFKPFVYVSALDKNFLTPCDHVTDQPIFFGLSDGVPGGWSPKNSNNKYSYQSLSLRQALGKSVNTVSAYLMKMVRPKAVVEYAHKLGITSKLQEVPSLCLGISDVSVYEMVGAYCAFANGGHRTEPMTILRIEDRYGNVLQEFFQKQNQEISENMAYNMLYLMRGAVEDPGGTAGRLRQYGVTEGNEIAAKTGTTSNYSDGWFMGMTQNLVSGIWVGGEDRSIHFRTIAYGQGGRIAMPAWGLFMQKVYADPTLVQYRKMPFNKPENYVRECGGVTTDSTDTYIPPSRNDDEGVLF, from the coding sequence ATGATTGAATTACAACCCGGAAAGTATCGGCGTACCATTATCCGTCTCTGGCGGTTTGTTGGCCTTGGACTGGGTCTGATCATATTCTACATTGTCGCCGTCAGTTTCAATTTCTTATGGTTGTTCGGCGGAATGCCCGACCTGAAAACGCTCGAAAACCCGAAAAGCGAGCTGTCATCGGAGCTCATCAGCGAGGACGGCAAGTCGCTGGGAAAATACTTTTTTGAAAACAGGACGCCCATCGACATTGCCCAGATTTCCCCTAATCTGATCGACGCACTCGTGGCGACGGAAGACGCCCGTTTCGTGAACCATTCCGGCATCGACCCGCGTAGTTTGCTGCGGGTGTTCAAAGGGGTGGTGTCCGGAAGTTCCAGCTCGGGTGGTGGCAGTACGCTCACCCAGCAGGTGGCCAAAAACCTTTTCAACACGCGCTCGGAGGAGTATGAAGGATTGCTCGGTAAAATTCCGGTCGTGCGTATCGTGATTGCCAAAACGAAGGAATGGGTGCTGGCCGTGATCCTCGAAAGGAAATATACCAAGCAGGAGATCATGCAGATGTACCTGAACACCGTATCGTTTGGAAATAACACTTATGGAATTAAAGTCGCTTCCAAAACCTATTTTGACAAAGAACCCTGGGACCTGAATGTGACCGAAGCGGCATTGCTCGTAGGAATGCTGCAAAACCCGACGCTCTTCAACCCATTGCGCTTCCCGACGAATGCATTAAACCGGAGAAACACGGTGCTCGCGCAGATGTACAAGTACGAATACATCCGCGAGGAGGATTTTAACAAGTTTAAGGATAAATCGCTGGGACTGAATTTCACGGTCGACAGCCATAACACCGGCCTGGCGCCGTATTTCCGCGAGTCTATGCGGGGATATCTCAAAAGCTGGGTGAAACTCTATAACGAAGAGCACGACACCGACCTCGACCTGTACACAAGCGGGTTGCGCATTTACACCACCATCGACTCGCGGATTCAGCGCTACCAGGAGCAGGCGCTTACCGAGCACATGAAAACGCAGCAAAAGCTGTTCGACGAACACTGGAAAGGCCGCAATCCCTGGACTTTCGACAATGGCAAGGAAATTCCCGGCTTTATCAACACCGCCGCCCGCCGCTCGCCGCATTTCATTTCCCTCAAACGCGACCTGGGCGAAGAAGAAGCGTGGAAAATCATGCGGAAACCTTACAAAATGAAGGTATTCACCTGGAACGGAGAGAAAGAGGTGGTAATGAGCCCGCTGGATTCCATTGCCTACTACAAACGCTTCCTGCGCGCGGGGATGATGTCCATGGACCCGCGCAACGGCCACGTGAAGGCGTGGGTAGGAGGTATTAATTTCAAATATTTCAAATACGACCACGTCAAGCAGGGTTCCCGGCAGCCGGGTTCTACTTTCAAGCCGTTCGTATATGTTTCTGCATTGGATAAAAACTTCCTGACTCCTTGCGATCATGTGACCGACCAGCCCATTTTCTTCGGGCTCTCCGACGGCGTACCGGGGGGATGGTCGCCGAAGAACTCCAATAACAAGTATTCTTACCAATCGCTGTCGCTCCGGCAGGCTTTGGGGAAATCCGTGAACACGGTGAGCGCTTACCTGATGAAAATGGTGCGGCCGAAAGCTGTGGTGGAGTATGCGCACAAGCTAGGCATTACTTCCAAATTACAGGAAGTGCCATCGCTTTGTTTGGGTATCAGTGATGTGTCGGTGTATGAAATGGTGGGTGCCTATTGCGCGTTTGCGAACGGCGGCCACCGGACGGAACCGATGACAATATTGCGTATAGAAGATCGCTACGGCAATGTTTTACAGGAATTTTTCCAAAAGCAAAATCAGGAGATCAGCGAAAATATGGCCTATAACATGCTGTACCTCATGCGCGGTGCGGTGGAAGATCCGGGCGGAACGGCTGGCCGCCTGCGTCAGTACGGCGTGACGGAGGGCAACGAAATCGCCGCCAAAACAGGTACCACATCCAATTATTCCGATGGGTGGTTTATGGGCATGACCCAAAACCTCGTGTCGGGCATCTGGGTCGGTGGCGAAGACCGCAGTATCCACTTCCGCACCATCGCCTACGGCCAGGGCGGCCGCATTGCGATGCCGGCCTGGGGCTTGTTTATGCAAAAAGTATATGCCGATCCCACACTGGTCCAGTACCGTAAAATGCCTTTTAACAAACCTGAAAACTACGTGCGTGAATGCGGCGGCGTGACAACGGATAGTACCGATACCTATATCCCGCCTTCCAGAAATGACGACGAAGGCGTTTTGTTCTGA
- a CDS encoding glycerate kinase, protein MNILVAPDKFRGSLEAAEVCNAIENGVRKAFPNAKVTSIPLADGGEGTSKILTQQANGSEVTVTALDPLNRPLKATYGISADHHVAFIEMAAASGLGLLKTEERNPLLTSTFGTGQLIVDALDKGVKTIILGIGGSATTDGGIGMAEALGFAFKDKDGHTLLPNGQSLGKIASIDVHNADPRLALVSVVVACDVTNPLFGKDGAAFVYGPQKGADPKMVVELDHGLQNLAQVATRVFGRDVSLVPGAGAAGGLGAGCMWFLNATLKDGISIVMEQCNVASLVEHADLVITGEGKVDEQTLAGKVVKGLAGLCRSHHVPLAVVCGTLQITPEQAKAAGMTYAVSVLNRPMDLNAAQNEAFQLVSDATFQLVRLFFFNRGAV, encoded by the coding sequence GTGAATATTCTCGTTGCCCCCGACAAGTTTCGCGGCTCGCTGGAAGCGGCGGAAGTTTGCAATGCCATTGAAAACGGCGTTAGAAAAGCATTTCCAAATGCAAAAGTGACGTCGATCCCGCTGGCCGACGGTGGTGAAGGGACTTCGAAGATATTGACACAACAAGCCAATGGCTCGGAAGTGACGGTAACAGCCCTCGACCCGCTGAACCGCCCCCTGAAAGCGACCTACGGCATTTCCGCCGACCACCACGTGGCATTCATCGAAATGGCAGCGGCTTCGGGCCTCGGACTTTTGAAAACCGAAGAACGAAACCCGCTGCTGACCAGCACATTCGGAACAGGGCAGCTCATTGTCGATGCATTGGACAAAGGTGTTAAAACGATCATCCTGGGCATCGGCGGAAGCGCCACAACCGACGGCGGAATCGGCATGGCCGAGGCGCTGGGATTTGCATTCAAGGATAAGGATGGCCACACGCTGCTTCCAAACGGTCAGTCGCTCGGCAAAATCGCGTCGATTGACGTCCATAATGCCGATCCCAGGCTTGCATTGGTGTCGGTGGTGGTGGCTTGCGACGTGACTAACCCGCTATTCGGCAAAGACGGGGCTGCATTTGTATACGGCCCGCAAAAAGGTGCCGATCCAAAAATGGTGGTCGAACTGGACCATGGGTTGCAAAATCTCGCGCAGGTGGCCACGCGCGTATTCGGGCGGGACGTGAGCCTCGTACCCGGTGCAGGCGCTGCCGGTGGCCTGGGCGCCGGCTGCATGTGGTTCCTGAATGCGACGCTGAAAGACGGTATCAGCATTGTAATGGAACAATGCAACGTCGCTTCGCTGGTGGAGCACGCCGACCTCGTGATTACCGGCGAGGGCAAGGTGGATGAGCAAACGCTGGCAGGCAAAGTAGTGAAAGGGCTCGCGGGCCTGTGCAGGAGCCATCATGTGCCGCTGGCGGTGGTGTGCGGTACATTGCAGATCACCCCCGAGCAGGCCAAAGCCGCTGGCATGACCTATGCAGTATCGGTGCTCAATCGCCCGATGGACCTGAATGCCGCCCAAAATGAGGCATTTCAGCTCGTAAGCGACGCAACTTTTCAATTAGTGCGGTTGTTTTTCTTCAACAGGGGCGCCGTTTAG
- the uvrC gene encoding excinuclease ABC subunit UvrC: MSEFNYKEELAKIPLDPGVYRYFDETGEVIYVGKAKSLRNRVSSYFSKNNQHDRKTRRLVSQIRRIEYTIVLSEWDALLLENQLIKQLQPKFNILLKDDKTYPFICVTDEPFPRVFPTRNMDRTKGTFYGPFANLRSMHTLLDMFKALYQIRSCQLPLNKSNIEAGKFKVCLEYHIGNCKGPCEGFQGQDEYNAEIEQVHNILKGNLSSPQQYFKEKMLEAAEQMAFEKAHAWKTKIEHLSNFQSKATVINPRIGNIDVLTIVSDDEAAYLNFMKIKQGYMVATQTLEVKKKLDESDLEILAMMIVEMRSTYGSEARELVSNLKPDLDMRLDVTVPQIGDKKKLLDMSMKNVMYFRRERTERREVEASATTSKKDRVLIRLKADLQIKTLPRHIECFDNSNIQGTNPVASMVCFKDGKPSKKDYRHFNIKTVIGPNDFASMNEIVSRRYLRLIAEEQPLPDLIVVDGGKGQLGAACDALKSLGIYGQVPIIGIAKRLEEIYFPEDPLPLYIDKRSESLKLIQQIRDEAHRFAITFHRDKRSKASLVSELEGVVGVGKVTATKLLKHFGSVRAIRESSLETLTDLVGLDRAKKVRAYFDTIAGV; this comes from the coding sequence ATGTCTGAATTCAATTATAAAGAAGAACTTGCCAAAATTCCTCTCGATCCCGGCGTGTACCGGTATTTCGATGAAACCGGCGAGGTCATATATGTAGGAAAAGCAAAGAGCCTGCGCAACCGGGTTTCGAGTTATTTTTCCAAAAATAACCAGCACGATCGCAAGACCAGACGGCTCGTGAGCCAGATTCGCCGGATCGAGTATACCATCGTGTTGAGTGAGTGGGACGCATTGCTGCTGGAAAATCAGCTGATCAAACAGTTGCAGCCCAAGTTTAACATCCTTCTCAAAGACGACAAGACTTACCCGTTCATTTGTGTGACCGATGAGCCATTCCCGCGCGTGTTCCCGACCCGCAATATGGACCGGACGAAGGGCACATTCTACGGCCCGTTCGCCAACTTGCGGTCGATGCACACTTTACTGGATATGTTCAAGGCATTGTACCAGATCCGGTCGTGCCAGTTGCCGCTCAATAAGTCGAATATCGAGGCGGGAAAGTTTAAAGTGTGCCTCGAATACCATATTGGTAACTGCAAAGGGCCTTGTGAGGGTTTCCAGGGCCAGGATGAGTACAATGCGGAAATAGAACAGGTGCATAATATCCTGAAAGGCAACCTGTCGTCGCCCCAGCAGTATTTCAAAGAGAAAATGCTGGAAGCTGCCGAGCAGATGGCTTTTGAAAAAGCCCACGCCTGGAAAACGAAAATCGAACATTTATCGAACTTCCAGAGCAAGGCGACGGTCATTAACCCGCGCATCGGCAACATCGATGTGCTCACCATCGTTTCCGACGACGAGGCCGCCTACCTGAACTTCATGAAGATCAAACAGGGCTACATGGTGGCCACGCAGACGCTCGAAGTAAAGAAAAAGCTCGACGAAAGCGACCTGGAAATCCTTGCGATGATGATTGTCGAAATGCGCTCCACATACGGTTCGGAGGCCAGGGAGCTGGTTTCGAACCTGAAACCGGACCTGGATATGCGGCTGGATGTGACGGTGCCGCAAATCGGCGACAAGAAGAAGCTGCTCGATATGTCCATGAAAAACGTGATGTATTTCAGAAGGGAACGTACCGAGCGCCGCGAAGTGGAAGCCTCGGCCACTACCTCCAAAAAGGACCGTGTGCTCATCCGTCTCAAAGCCGATTTGCAGATCAAAACGCTGCCGCGGCATATCGAATGTTTTGATAACTCCAATATCCAGGGCACCAACCCGGTGGCTTCGATGGTGTGTTTCAAAGACGGGAAGCCTTCTAAAAAGGATTACCGGCATTTCAATATCAAAACCGTGATCGGCCCGAATGACTTTGCTTCCATGAACGAGATCGTGAGCCGCCGCTACCTCCGGTTGATCGCCGAAGAACAGCCGCTGCCCGACCTGATCGTGGTCGACGGCGGTAAAGGCCAGCTCGGTGCGGCTTGTGATGCATTGAAGAGTCTCGGCATTTACGGCCAGGTGCCCATTATCGGCATTGCCAAAAGGTTGGAGGAAATCTATTTTCCCGAAGATCCGCTGCCATTGTACATTGATAAGCGGTCCGAATCCCTGAAACTGATCCAGCAAATCCGCGACGAAGCGCACCGGTTTGCAATCACCTTCCACCGCGACAAGCGGAGCAAGGCAAGCCTCGTGAGTGAACTGGAAGGCGTGGTAGGCGTTGGAAAAGTAACCGCCACCAAGCTCCTGAAACATTTCGGCTCCGTGCGCGCGATCCGCGAAAGCTCGCTGGAAACGCTTACGGACCTTGTCGGCCTCGACAGGGCGAAAAAGGTAAGGGCCTATTTCGACACCATTGCCGGGGTTTAA
- a CDS encoding BaiN/RdsA family NAD(P)/FAD-dependent oxidoreductase, with product MTITIVGGGASGFMAAITAAETFPEARITILEKSRTVLNKVRISGGGRCNVTHKPHELRHFIKNYPRGEKLLRKLLPRFDADATVQWFEKKGVALKTEPDGRMFPTSDSSHTIIECLIKTARNLNIEIRTSMHVDSFEKTGDAFELKIVNGEPITTDRLLIATGGYPRAESFDWLEEHRHGIVPPLPSLFTFNTPDNYLLPLAGVAVKDAGVKIAGTKHEWRGPLLITHWGFSGPAVLKLSAWGARDLAEKDYHFTCRINWLPGMKEQDVRDFLLAEKTNTSKQQITSHARFGLPSRLWKAFAEKAEIADTLRWGDASHKVLNRMTELLTNSQFEVKGKTTFKEEFVTCGGIALADIDPETLQSRSLPGLFFAGEVMDVDGITGGFNFQNAWTTGYVVGKSIGL from the coding sequence ATGACAATCACCATCGTGGGCGGGGGCGCCTCTGGTTTTATGGCCGCCATCACCGCCGCCGAAACGTTTCCGGAAGCACGGATAACCATTCTCGAAAAGAGCAGGACAGTCCTGAACAAAGTCCGCATTTCCGGCGGCGGCCGGTGCAACGTCACGCACAAGCCCCACGAATTGCGGCATTTTATCAAAAATTACCCGCGGGGCGAAAAGCTGCTCCGCAAACTTCTCCCCCGTTTCGACGCCGATGCTACCGTGCAATGGTTTGAGAAAAAAGGGGTTGCATTAAAGACCGAACCCGACGGGCGCATGTTCCCTACCTCGGACTCTTCGCATACGATCATCGAATGCCTGATCAAAACAGCCCGAAACCTCAATATCGAAATCAGGACGAGCATGCATGTGGATTCTTTTGAAAAAACAGGGGATGCATTCGAATTGAAAATCGTCAATGGAGAGCCCATTACCACCGATCGCTTATTGATCGCTACCGGAGGCTATCCCAGAGCGGAAAGCTTCGACTGGTTGGAAGAACATCGGCACGGCATTGTACCGCCGCTGCCTTCATTGTTTACATTCAATACGCCTGATAACTATCTCCTGCCGCTGGCTGGTGTAGCCGTGAAAGATGCAGGGGTAAAAATAGCCGGTACAAAGCACGAATGGCGCGGGCCGCTGCTGATTACGCATTGGGGGTTCAGCGGGCCGGCCGTGCTGAAACTCTCGGCCTGGGGCGCACGAGACCTTGCGGAAAAAGATTACCATTTCACCTGCCGGATCAACTGGCTGCCTGGTATGAAGGAACAGGACGTGCGCGACTTTTTGCTGGCCGAAAAAACGAATACCAGCAAACAACAGATCACCTCCCACGCCCGGTTCGGCCTGCCCTCGCGGCTCTGGAAAGCTTTTGCAGAAAAAGCGGAGATCGCGGACACGCTGCGCTGGGGCGACGCGAGCCACAAGGTGCTGAACCGGATGACCGAACTTCTGACAAACAGCCAGTTCGAGGTGAAGGGCAAAACGACTTTCAAGGAAGAATTTGTGACCTGCGGAGGCATTGCCCTGGCAGATATCGACCCCGAAACGTTGCAAAGCCGTTCTTTACCCGGACTCTTTTTCGCGGGAGAAGTGATGGACGTAGACGGTATCACGGGCGGTTTCAACTTCCAGAATGCCTGGACGACCGGCTACGTCGTGGGAAAAAGCATTGGTCTTTAA